The Streptomyces sp. RKND-216 genomic sequence CGCCCTCGGCGACGAAGCCGTGAACTCCGGGCCGGGGGAGCGAGTTGTAGCCGAACGGGTTGGAGAAGTAGTACGCCCCGGTGTCCAGCAGGGCCGCGTGGTCCCCGCCGGCCAGCAGCGGCAGGTCGCGGCCCTTGGCGACCAGGTCTCCCGCGAAACAGCAGGGACCGGCGACGTCCTGGGTGACCTCAGGGCCCTCCTTGGGCAGCCCCTTGGCGTCGTAGGCCGCCACCCGGATCGGCCAGGCATCCGGCGCGAACACCGTGCGCACGGCGACCTGCGCGCCCGCGTGCGTCACGGCGATGGGGCGCCCGCCCGCGGACTTGGCGTACTCGACCCGCGCCACGATCACGCCCGCCTTGGCGAGCAGCGACCGCCCGAATTCGGTGACCAGCCCGTAGCGGCCGTCGAAGAGGCCGGGGACCTGAGCGGCCAGCAGCCGCGCGTAGTCCGCGTAGCCGGGCGTGACCTCGTCGGTGGCGAAGTTGACCGGCAGGCCGCCGCCGATGTCCAGCACGGTGATCTGCTGCCGTCCGACGGCCGCGTTGATCTCCTCCGCCAGCTCGTACGTCGCCCGGACCCCGGCCGCCATGTCGGCCAACGGCATGCCCTGCGAACCGACGTGGCAGTGCAGCCGGGTCAGCCAGGGGCGGGCCCGGTAGGCCTCGACGACCCAGGCCCGCGCCCCTTCGTCACGCAGCGCGATGCCGAACTTCGAGGTGGCCGTCGCGGTGCTCATGGCGTCGATGGCGCCGCCGCCGATCTGCGGGTTGATGCGCACGCCGATCGCCTCCTCCCCGGCCGCGCGCGCCCCGCGC encodes the following:
- a CDS encoding diaminopimelate decarboxylase; translation: MEPAGPPAPAPSRSLAHRRDLAVRAAVADGLIDGGRLPVAALLDLTTIRETAAALHAAFAEVAGEGQRVLHTFAVKAGSLVPVLRLLDDFGIGAEVASPGELALARAAGVPACRTVLDSPAKTIAELREALDLGIALNADNPEELARLDDLLSDGSRGARAAGEEAIGVRINPQIGGGAIDAMSTATATSKFGIALRDEGARAWVVEAYRARPWLTRLHCHVGSQGMPLADMAAGVRATYELAEEINAAVGRQQITVLDIGGGLPVNFATDEVTPGYADYARLLAAQVPGLFDGRYGLVTEFGRSLLAKAGVIVARVEYAKSAGGRPIAVTHAGAQVAVRTVFAPDAWPIRVAAYDAKGLPKEGPEVTQDVAGPCCFAGDLVAKGRDLPLLAGGDHAALLDTGAYYFSNPFGYNSLPRPGVHGFVAEGDTVRFRTVRAPQSLGDLVAESGGLHRDALL